One window of bacterium genomic DNA carries:
- a CDS encoding MBL fold metallo-hydrolase, translated as MEVGPMENFVYLIGDPESRQALVVDPAWQVDSIRRQAQSDGMEIVGALVSHHHHDHTNGLEELLEAKEVPIYVHKADAEFVDLPASALVKTDHGQEIAVGKVRVKTLHTPGHTPGSQCFHVRNHLVSGDTLFIQGCGRCDLPGGDPEQMYYSLTQKLMQMNDNTILLPGHNYAAVPQSTLGEEKASNPYLKTAAASLKDFLTLRMRPRR; from the coding sequence ATGGAAGTGGGCCCGATGGAGAATTTCGTCTACCTGATCGGCGACCCCGAAAGCCGCCAGGCCCTGGTCGTCGATCCGGCCTGGCAAGTTGACAGCATCCGGCGCCAAGCCCAGTCCGACGGCATGGAGATCGTCGGCGCCCTGGTCAGCCACCATCACCACGACCACACCAACGGCTTGGAAGAGCTGCTCGAAGCCAAGGAGGTGCCAATCTACGTTCACAAGGCCGACGCCGAGTTCGTCGACCTGCCGGCCAGCGCTTTGGTGAAAACCGACCACGGTCAGGAGATCGCGGTCGGCAAGGTGAGGGTCAAAACGCTCCACACTCCCGGTCACACCCCGGGCAGCCAATGCTTCCACGTGCGAAACCACTTGGTCAGCGGCGACACCCTCTTTATCCAAGGCTGCGGGCGCTGCGATTTGCCGGGCGGCGATCCCGAGCAGATGTACTACAGCCTGACCCAAAAGTTGATGCAGATGAACGACAACACGATCCTGCTGCCGGGCCACAACTACGCCGCCGTGCCCCAATCGACGTTGGGCGAAGAAAAGGCCTCCAACCCCTATCTCAAGACGGCCGCGGCCTCGCTGAAGGATTTTTTGACGCTGCGAATGCGGCCGCGCCGCTGA
- a CDS encoding 6-phosphofructokinase: MAASLLSLNAPPSTLPAAPVAEWRSLLKENDPELRAEGFLHLAGRLERRGEPAATEAAVGLYHSLAASPDLSAAAARRAAERLEVLAGGGSFGARSERGLGMFFQQASDPALLLGMGVASGVFQAVRFGVLARLAASPSAGHFTRGPGARLLAGGIGLAVEAPAFTAATRAGHAALGRPLDWSSGALGRELASGYLMLGVLKAAGGAVSSLAPRVATPNQAFLHRIYSQSAMLGGLMLVHRAEESLGWRPASGFNGNLADSLATLAQLAVAGRVSRSLLGEGYARALRETELRVGPLAQTSRPLFLSPALAPAGAALPGPGLPARPSAESELRSNLVFAVNGKGNGNGNGESLIGRRLNQLIEPELGKAADSFQPPQGRIRKNVGSIGILTSGGDGPAENAAISALVHGAIQAHGWRVFGIVDGYRGLLEPQGRIRELKISDVQGHSAIAGALRLLYGENVPVPLENIYGGESDISMLGGTILRSSRTNPVHGDPDASQVQQTMRQHGIDALVVLGGNGSMRAAAELHRAKVPVVGIPQSIDGDVWGSEHSLGFPSAVAKGVSLVHNYLTTAHASRRWFLVEVMGQRYGLLTLAIADRSRIADAAFTEVPRPFDDLRRIIESRRPERLHGVILISEGVKFRGHGPSLIEPPRGADGHGRLINEPGDVAHWVRRVLADRQIETQTRSESLGYLLRGADTSYADKVLADHLSLGALRLVASGRFGHMAGTAFIEGGSALKLHSVPLIEVARNEKDTPHDYYDHVRQHLEGH; the protein is encoded by the coding sequence ATGGCAGCTTCCTTGTTGTCGCTCAATGCGCCACCTTCCACTTTGCCAGCCGCTCCAGTCGCGGAATGGCGGTCCCTTCTCAAAGAAAACGATCCGGAGCTAAGAGCCGAGGGCTTTCTCCATCTGGCCGGCCGCTTGGAAAGGCGAGGCGAACCGGCCGCGACCGAGGCCGCGGTCGGCCTTTATCATTCCCTAGCCGCGAGTCCCGATTTGTCGGCCGCAGCGGCGCGGCGGGCGGCCGAGCGCCTCGAAGTCCTTGCCGGCGGCGGCTCCTTCGGAGCCCGATCCGAGCGGGGTCTCGGAATGTTTTTTCAACAAGCCAGCGACCCCGCGCTGCTCTTGGGAATGGGCGTGGCTTCCGGGGTTTTCCAGGCCGTCCGTTTCGGTGTTCTGGCGCGCTTGGCGGCATCGCCCTCGGCCGGTCATTTTACCCGCGGGCCGGGCGCCCGGCTCTTGGCCGGCGGAATCGGCTTGGCGGTGGAAGCGCCGGCCTTCACGGCGGCGACTCGCGCCGGCCATGCCGCGCTGGGACGCCCGCTCGATTGGAGCTCGGGTGCGCTGGGCCGGGAGCTCGCCTCGGGTTACCTGATGCTGGGCGTCCTCAAAGCCGCCGGCGGCGCGGTGTCTTCGTTGGCGCCGCGGGTCGCGACGCCGAACCAGGCCTTCCTTCACCGGATCTATTCGCAAAGCGCCATGCTCGGCGGCCTGATGCTGGTGCATCGGGCCGAGGAGAGTTTAGGGTGGCGGCCGGCGAGCGGCTTCAACGGCAATCTGGCCGATTCGCTGGCCACGCTGGCCCAGCTCGCGGTCGCGGGCCGGGTCAGCCGGTCATTGCTCGGCGAAGGCTATGCCCGGGCCCTGCGCGAAACCGAGCTGCGGGTGGGTCCCTTGGCCCAGACGAGCCGGCCGCTTTTCTTAAGTCCGGCCTTGGCGCCGGCCGGCGCGGCCCTGCCGGGACCGGGGCTTCCGGCCCGGCCAAGCGCCGAGTCGGAGCTGCGCTCGAACCTGGTTTTCGCGGTCAACGGCAAGGGCAACGGCAATGGCAATGGCGAAAGCCTCATCGGCCGGCGTCTCAACCAGCTGATCGAGCCGGAGCTCGGCAAAGCCGCCGACAGCTTCCAGCCGCCGCAGGGCAGAATCCGCAAGAACGTGGGCAGCATCGGAATCCTGACCAGCGGCGGCGACGGCCCGGCCGAGAACGCGGCCATCTCAGCCCTGGTCCACGGCGCCATTCAAGCCCATGGTTGGAGGGTCTTCGGCATCGTCGATGGTTATCGCGGCTTGCTCGAGCCCCAAGGCCGCATCCGGGAGCTGAAAATCAGCGACGTCCAGGGCCATTCGGCCATCGCCGGTGCGCTTCGCCTCCTCTACGGCGAGAACGTGCCGGTGCCGCTGGAAAATATTTATGGCGGCGAGAGCGACATCTCGATGCTCGGTGGCACCATTCTCCGCAGCAGCCGGACCAACCCGGTCCACGGCGATCCCGACGCTTCTCAAGTCCAGCAGACGATGCGGCAACACGGCATCGATGCCTTGGTCGTGCTCGGTGGCAACGGCTCGATGCGGGCGGCGGCCGAGCTGCACCGGGCTAAGGTGCCGGTCGTGGGAATTCCCCAGAGCATCGACGGCGACGTCTGGGGCAGCGAACACTCGCTCGGCTTTCCCTCGGCGGTCGCCAAGGGCGTCAGCCTGGTGCACAACTATCTTACAACCGCCCACGCCTCCCGGCGTTGGTTCTTGGTCGAGGTGATGGGCCAACGCTACGGGCTCCTCACCTTGGCCATCGCCGACCGTTCGCGAATCGCCGACGCCGCCTTCACCGAGGTGCCGCGGCCCTTCGACGATTTGCGGCGGATCATCGAAAGCCGCCGGCCCGAGCGCCTTCACGGCGTGATCTTGATCTCGGAGGGGGTGAAGTTCCGCGGCCACGGGCCGAGTCTCATCGAGCCGCCGCGCGGGGCCGACGGCCATGGCCGGCTGATCAACGAGCCGGGCGACGTCGCCCATTGGGTCCGACGGGTGCTGGCCGATCGGCAAATCGAAACCCAGACCCGGTCCGAAAGCCTGGGCTATCTTTTGCGGGGAGCCGACACCAGCTATGCCGACAAGGTTTTAGCGGATCATTTGTCCTTGGGTGCCCTGCGCTTGGTTGCGAGCGGTCGCTTCGGCCACATGGCCGGGACCGCCTTCATCGAGGGCGGCTCGGCCCTGAAGCTCCATTCGGTGCCCTTGATCGAGGTCGCTCGCAACGAGAAGGACACGCCTCACGACTACTACGACCACGTTCGGCAGCACCTGGAAGGCCACTAA
- a CDS encoding redoxin domain-containing protein, which produces MPEVGDKAPDFNLLDQNQQRLELKKILAKGKALLVFYPGNDTPVCTAQLCDYRDHDAQFHQLGVQIYGISIASIESHANLKFAEKYSFTFPLLNDYDGRVTKAYKVMSIAGFPKRALFLLNQDGTILYKHVESLPIFRRTSEELLKDLKETIAKAPKVEAAAPGGH; this is translated from the coding sequence ATGCCCGAAGTTGGAGACAAAGCCCCCGATTTTAACCTGCTCGACCAGAACCAACAGCGCCTCGAGCTGAAGAAAATCCTGGCCAAGGGCAAGGCCCTGCTGGTCTTCTATCCCGGCAACGACACCCCGGTCTGTACGGCCCAGCTTTGCGACTACCGGGATCACGACGCCCAATTCCACCAGCTCGGCGTCCAAATTTATGGGATCAGCATCGCCAGCATCGAGAGCCATGCCAACTTAAAGTTTGCCGAGAAATACAGCTTCACTTTCCCTCTCTTGAATGACTACGACGGCCGGGTGACCAAGGCCTACAAGGTGATGAGCATCGCCGGCTTCCCGAAGCGAGCCCTCTTTCTGCTCAATCAGGACGGCACCATTCTCTACAAGCACGTCGAGTCGCTGCCGATCTTCCGCCGAACCAGCGAGGAGCTGCTCAAGGACTTGAAGGAAACGATCGCGAAGGCGCCCAAGGTCGAGGCCGCAGCCCCCGGCGGCCACTAG
- a CDS encoding 1-acyl-sn-glycerol-3-phosphate acyltransferase produces MKLFRRPYLWAKKKWPESFEKRLDPERNLDTSRMLAKFNSFHRLFFSRGFDTISFDETELQNIAQAGQRGPLVFLMRNWGQVEYNYFNHLFLSRGLPLVSHNNMVKMGHWMPRHQIQAITFQKLDRFFSSGEWPYNRSLFDPVQALGEKRPILYCLNLPKGTRWIEAEHEAQREMFQELMEVQSRFDKPLQLIPLHFIYDKHPGRAKKSLPDILFGAKENPGYLRKMILFLRNYQKRAVAKVGEPLDLRKLAKRYGSENNEAVAEGISIEIQRVFEMGSRQVTGPKLQSRRRFLDRIMQDSRFRDRLQHAATQDHLSFEKAERKVLGYLKEIASDINFTVIELWDFFLSWLFNSLYDGLEVDQAGLAKIKKVAKDSPLVLVPCHKSHVDYLLLSYIFYRNDLSLPHVCAGINLNFWPLGGVFRRSGGYFIRRSLPGDSLYPLALKSYVKELMREGYFQEFFIEGTRSRSGKLFPPRTGLLQMMVESFLEGGVNDVYFVPVALGYERVLEQASYLKERKGGKKSNEKFSDLFRLPKFLRRRHGKVYLQFAEPISLAAQVGHPAEGAAPETAEVKTTVQDLAEKISIAINEVSTLMPSAPVATALLLPHGKSTTAAAVLERAGSLLDFAEKRGVRLSERLRRSAKAAMEETLGAFIAEGLVREHQDTQGRFLTVREETRDHLDFFKNQGIHAYAGPALQQIAQLKAPGRYDELRRLLGKEFFLPADPTPLLPAPPEGLWQILLPVLESYWLTFDVLDQIAVDKLEERKLVQQVLEIGETYRMRGSLEFQESLSRFSVQHAVARCLEMGILRNHQAEMGVSGRKIYSRGADADSLPATLELLSQLLGKPPRPPKTEVADLSNVVPLLPKSESGKTGA; encoded by the coding sequence TTGAAGCTGTTCCGCCGCCCTTACCTATGGGCCAAGAAAAAATGGCCCGAAAGCTTTGAAAAGCGTCTCGACCCCGAACGCAACCTGGACACCTCCCGGATGCTGGCCAAATTCAACTCCTTCCACCGGCTATTTTTCAGCCGGGGCTTCGACACCATCAGCTTCGACGAAACCGAGCTGCAAAACATCGCTCAGGCCGGCCAGCGAGGCCCGCTGGTCTTTCTCATGCGCAATTGGGGGCAAGTCGAATACAACTATTTCAACCATCTTTTCTTAAGCCGCGGCCTGCCGCTGGTTTCGCACAACAATATGGTGAAGATGGGCCACTGGATGCCCCGGCACCAGATCCAGGCCATCACCTTCCAAAAGCTCGACCGCTTTTTCAGCAGCGGCGAATGGCCCTACAACCGCTCGTTGTTCGATCCGGTCCAAGCCTTGGGCGAAAAGCGGCCGATCCTCTACTGCCTCAACCTACCGAAGGGCACTCGCTGGATCGAAGCCGAGCATGAAGCCCAGCGCGAGATGTTCCAGGAGTTGATGGAGGTGCAGAGCCGCTTCGACAAGCCCCTCCAGCTCATCCCGCTTCATTTCATCTACGACAAGCATCCGGGTCGGGCCAAAAAATCGCTGCCCGACATCCTCTTCGGTGCCAAGGAGAACCCGGGCTACCTCCGAAAGATGATCCTTTTCCTCCGCAACTACCAAAAGCGGGCGGTGGCCAAGGTCGGCGAGCCGCTGGACCTGCGAAAGCTGGCCAAACGCTACGGCTCCGAGAACAACGAAGCGGTGGCCGAGGGAATCTCGATCGAGATCCAAAGGGTCTTCGAGATGGGGAGCCGCCAAGTCACCGGGCCCAAGCTGCAAAGCCGGCGGCGTTTCCTCGACCGGATCATGCAGGATTCGCGGTTCCGCGACCGGCTGCAGCACGCCGCCACCCAGGACCACTTGTCCTTCGAGAAGGCCGAGCGGAAAGTGCTGGGCTACCTCAAGGAGATCGCCAGCGACATCAATTTCACCGTCATCGAGCTCTGGGACTTCTTCTTGAGCTGGCTCTTCAACAGCCTCTACGACGGCCTCGAAGTCGACCAAGCCGGGCTGGCCAAGATCAAGAAGGTGGCCAAGGACTCGCCGCTGGTCCTGGTGCCCTGTCACAAGAGCCACGTCGACTACCTGCTGCTCAGCTACATCTTCTACCGCAACGACTTGAGCCTTCCCCACGTCTGCGCCGGCATCAACCTCAACTTCTGGCCCTTGGGCGGGGTCTTCCGCCGCTCCGGCGGCTACTTCATCCGCCGCAGCCTGCCCGGCGACTCGCTCTATCCGCTGGCCCTCAAGAGCTACGTCAAGGAGCTGATGCGCGAGGGCTACTTCCAAGAGTTCTTCATCGAGGGCACCCGATCCCGCTCCGGCAAGCTCTTTCCGCCGCGGACCGGCCTGCTTCAGATGATGGTCGAGAGCTTCCTCGAAGGCGGGGTCAACGACGTCTACTTCGTGCCGGTGGCCCTGGGCTACGAGCGGGTCCTCGAGCAAGCCTCCTATTTGAAGGAGCGGAAGGGCGGGAAGAAATCCAACGAGAAATTCAGCGACCTCTTCCGTCTGCCGAAATTCCTCCGCCGGCGTCACGGCAAGGTTTACCTCCAATTCGCCGAACCGATCTCCTTGGCCGCCCAAGTCGGCCATCCGGCCGAAGGCGCGGCGCCGGAAACGGCCGAGGTCAAAACGACGGTCCAAGATTTGGCCGAGAAGATCTCGATCGCGATCAACGAGGTCAGCACCTTGATGCCCTCGGCGCCGGTGGCCACCGCCCTGCTCCTGCCTCACGGCAAATCGACCACCGCGGCGGCGGTCCTGGAGCGGGCCGGCTCGCTGCTCGACTTCGCCGAAAAGCGCGGCGTGCGGCTTTCGGAGCGACTCCGCCGTTCGGCGAAAGCCGCGATGGAAGAAACCTTGGGGGCTTTCATCGCCGAAGGCTTGGTCCGGGAGCACCAGGACACCCAGGGCCGCTTCCTCACGGTCCGCGAGGAAACCCGGGACCACCTCGATTTCTTCAAGAACCAGGGCATCCACGCCTACGCCGGGCCGGCCCTCCAGCAGATCGCCCAATTGAAGGCGCCCGGCCGTTACGACGAGCTGCGCCGCCTGCTGGGCAAGGAATTCTTCCTCCCGGCCGATCCGACCCCCCTGCTGCCGGCTCCGCCCGAAGGGCTCTGGCAGATCCTGCTTCCGGTCCTCGAGTCCTATTGGCTGACCTTCGACGTCTTGGATCAAATCGCGGTCGATAAGTTGGAGGAGCGCAAATTGGTCCAGCAGGTCTTGGAGATCGGCGAAACCTACCGAATGCGGGGCAGCCTTGAATTCCAGGAAAGCTTGTCGCGCTTCTCGGTCCAGCACGCCGTGGCCCGCTGCCTCGAGATGGGAATCCTGCGAAATCACCAGGCCGAGATGGGCGTGAGCGGGCGCAAGATTTACTCGCGGGGCGCCGACGCCGATTCGCTGCCCGCGACTTTGGAGCTGCTGAGCCAACTCTTGGGCAAGCCGCCCCGGCCGCCGAAAACCGAAGTCGCCGACCTCTCCAACGTCGTCCCTTTGCTCCCCAAAAGCGAGAGCGGAAAGACCGGCGCATGA